AAAAATATAGGGTAGAGCGTGTTCACCGTTATCGAATATCTGTTCAGGTAAAAATACAACAAATCTGTTATCTGTGAGTTGTTATCTGTGAACAGTCCAAGACGTTGCCAACGATGATGACCGCCGGCGATGTGATATTTTCTTCCTCCACTTTCTGCTGAATGGTGGACAGGTGTCCGCACACCACTTTTTCATCGGGAAGTGTTCCGTTTTGTATGATGGCAATCGGGTAGTGCCCGGATTTGTATCTGCTGAACAAACGTACAATCTCCGCCAGTTTGCCGATGCCCATTAAGATGACCACTGTTGCCGTAGATTGTGCCGCCAGTTCTATATCTTCCGACAATTCGCCGCAGGAAGTGGTGCCGGTGGTTATCCAGACGCTTTCCGTGATGCCCCGTTTCGTCAGTGGAATCTGTCGCAAGGTGGCCAATGCCGTGGCGCTGGAAATGCCGGGAATGATTTCCGCCGGGATGCCATGCTTTTCGGCATATTCTATTTCTTCCTGTCCGCGCCCGAAGATAAACGGATCACCGCCTTTCAGGCGAACCACCATACCATGCCGGTTGGCCTGCTCTACAATCTGCCGGTTGATTTCGTCCTGTTTCATGTAGTGCGTACCGGCGCGTTTGCCGCAAAAGATTTGGATGGCATTCGGTGCCTGTTTCAATAATTCTTCACTGACCAATGCATCATACATGACCACATTTGCCTGCTGCAAAGCTTTCACCCCTTTCAGGGAAATCAGTTCCGGGTCGCCGGGACCGGCACCAACAAGTATGAGTTTTTTGAGCATTATTAATTTATAGGTCTAAACCTACCTGTTAATTCACAATATTTTATTGTTTGTTTGATACCATCAGGATAACAAATTTGAAATTCATTGCCTAGTGTCTGCTCTTGATTGTATTCAAATCTTTCAAGAATCATATCAAAAAAAACGTTAGTAGTTAGAAATATCAATTTCCAATCAGAAATCAATATTGTTTCTTTTTGATATGATTTTCCTTCATAGTTTAAAAACTCAATTTCTTCATTTAAAATCCTATATTGACTATGTGCAAAAGCATCTCTAAATTGACTGTTATAAATAATATCAAAAACCTCTTTTATGTTATTTGATTCTTTTTTAAGGCGATCAATAATTTCATCTCTACAATATTTTTGTCTGTTGTACCCAACTTTATTAATCCAATCAAATTCTTTTTTACGAATAAGATTTGTTAATTGTTTTAAAAATTTTATATGAAAATCAGATTCCCAAAGGTGCGTGTATATCATAAGTTCAATATCAATCAAAACTTTTTTTATATTATTTTCTTCTTCAGTGTTTACTAATTCAAAATTTTGAAGATAAGTATGTCTCAAATCAATTTTATCCCTATTGTATAGAAAATCTATTTGATCTGAAAGTAAGTATGATTTATTTTTTGCTGTGATACTTAATTTACGATAAGAACACTGACTTAGAAATAAAATAAAATCATTGTCTTTAGCATTATTTCTTGCAAGCTGGAATATATCATTTACTGCAGTTTTTACGAGTTCATTTATTTTATTGTCTTCTTTCATTTACGTTCTACTGCTACTTTCCGCCACTTCTTTAGTTACTTAAAAAGTTTTCTTTACAATAACATTCATGTTTTAACAAAATGTTTCTTATTCTTTTTCCACCAGACGGTAGTTGTTTCTTCTGCAAACTTGTCTGCTTCTTTTTTAAATACTTTTTTGTTGTCTGTAAGTTCTAAGTATTTTGCATATTCTATTAACTTTTGTTTGCCAAAAGCATCTGCATTATTTGGAATAGAAATAATTATTTGTTCGCTATTCTGCTTTATTTGCATATTTAAAGATACTAAATATTTTATTGATTGTTCTCAGAATTATCGGGTTTTAATCTCAATTTATAATTCGTTGGTTGAAAACTAAGTTGTTCTTTAACATTTGAAAATCCATGTATCTCAATATATTCGAAACTATTGTAATCAGTATTAAGATTGTGAACCAAAAACAATACATAATTTTCATCAAATTGATTAGCAAATGATATTTCGTTTTTTGAAAATGAAGCTGCCGGATATTTTGCTGTTGTGGTTTTTACTTCTACATAAATCTTTTCGGCACTTTCATTATACGCTAAAATATCATAACCTAAACCGTCGCCGTGTTCAATTGAAACATGTTTAAACTCTTCAATTAAAGGCTGATAGATAGTGCTAATTAGTCTTAATTTTAATTCTTCAAATATTAATTGTTCGCCCAAAGTACCTATTGTTAGTTTTCGCTCTACTATTTGTTTTAATTTATCAGGTGTAATTACCTTATTTACTTTAATTCTGGGTTTATTAACCTTAATTTTCGGTTTGAGTACATTATTTGTCTTTTCAATTTGTTTTTTAAAAAACCTCTGAAATTTCTCTTCTTCTTTTTGCTGTTTTCTATTTTCTTGTTCAATTCTTAAGATTATTTCTCTTTCTTTCCTTCTTTCTTCAGCTTCTTTTAATCTTTGTTGTCTATTCTCTTCATATATTCTATTTTGTTCTTCTTGTTTCTTTTCATATTCTGCAAGTCTTTCATTCCTTTTTACTTGTTCTTCTAATTCTTTTTCTTTTATTATAGCTTCTTGTCCTTCATTATTTATAATTTCATCTTTTAAGAGTCCTTAGCTTCTTGTATTTCTTCCATTTACACCATCGATTTTTGTTCTTCTAGAATTAGTATTAATTTTTCATCATCGGAAAGGCCAAGTTGAAGTGAGTTATTTATCCCTTTTATCGTGATGAAATTCTTTTCAAATTTTTAATCCTGATTTGTAGTTCTTGCATGAAGAAAGGATTTATCATTCTCCACCTAATCCATTTATTAAATTATTTTGATTATCTGATTTTGTCTCAACTTTTAATCTTAATTCATTCAAAATCCATCAAAGGAAGATTTATTTCTTTATATTGTTTTTTTTTGATCTAATAAAGAAAGAACTTGTTGAAATTTTTAATGTTATCTGTATTGATTTTATCCAAAATTACAACCAGTAAAATATTGTTCCAACAAAATGAAATCCAACCAAAGCAAAATCATTTTCAGAATTTATAGTTTACAGATATGCATTTATAAAGTCCCAAAAATTGAGACTAAATATAAGAAAGGGAAAAGAAATCCAAC
This genomic interval from Sphingobacteriales bacterium contains the following:
- a CDS encoding DUF3883 domain-containing protein produces the protein MGEQLIFEELKLRLISTIYQPLIEEFKHVSIEHGDGLGYDILAYNESAEKIYVEVKTTTAKYPAASFSKNEISFANQFDENYVLFLVHNLNTDYNSFEYIEIHGFSNVKEQLSFQPTNYKLRLKPDNSENNQ
- the cobA gene encoding uroporphyrinogen-III C-methyltransferase, producing the protein MLKKLILVGAGPGDPELISLKGVKALQQANVVMYDALVSEELLKQAPNAIQIFCGKRAGTHYMKQDEINRQIVEQANRHGMVVRLKGGDPFIFGRGQEEIEYAEKHGIPAEIIPGISSATALATLRQIPLTKRGITESVWITTGTTSCGELSEDIELAAQSTATVVILMGIGKLAEIVRLFSRYKSGHYPIAIIQNGTLPDEKVVCGHLSTIQQKVEEENITSPAVIIVGNVLDCSQITTHR